The Cygnus atratus isolate AKBS03 ecotype Queensland, Australia chromosome 2, CAtr_DNAZoo_HiC_assembly, whole genome shotgun sequence genome window below encodes:
- the MC4R gene encoding melanocortin receptor 4, giving the protein MNFTQHHGTLQPVHFWNHSNGLHGGASEPNAKGHSSGGCYEQLFVSPEVFVTLGIISLLENVLVIVAIAKNKNLHSPMYFFICSLAVADMLVSVSNGSETIVITLLNNTDTDAQSFTINIDNVIDSVICSSLLASICSLLSIAVDRYFTIFYALQYHNIMTVKRVGVIITCIWAACTVSGILFIIYSDSSVVIICLISMFFTMLILMASLYVHMFMMARMHIKKIAVLPGTGPIRQGANMKGAITLTILIGVFVVCWAPFFLHLIFYISCPYNPYCVCFMSHFNFYLILIMCNSIIDPLIYAFRSQELRKTFKEIICCCSLRGLCDLPGKY; this is encoded by the coding sequence ATGAATTTCACCCAGCACCATGGGACACTCCAGCCTGTGCATTTCTGGAACCACAGCAATGGACTGCACGGGGGTGCCAGCGAGCCCAATGCAAAGGGCCACTCCTCGGGAGGCTGCTACGAGCAACTCTTTGTTTCCCCTGAAGTGTTTGTGACTCTGGGCATCATCAGCTTGCTGGAGAACGTCTTGGTCATTGTGGCAATAGCCAAGAACAAGAACCTCCATTCGCCCATGTACTTCTTCATCTGTAGCTTGGCAGTGGCTGACATGCTAGTGAGCGTATCTAATGGATCAGAAACTATTGTCATCACGCTGCTAAACAATACAGACACAGACGCACAGAGCTTTACCATAAATATTGACAATGTCATTGACTCAGTGATTTGCAGTTCCCTGCTTGCATCAATTTGCAGTCTCCTCTCAATAGCAGTGGACAGGTATTTTACTATCTTTTACGCCCTCCAATATCATAATATCATGACGGTGAAGCGCGTAGGGGTCATCATCACATGCATCTGGGCTGCTTGCACAGTCTCAGGCATTTTGTTCATCATTTACTCTGACAGCAGTGTTGTCATCATCTGCCTTATTAGCATGTTCTTCACCATGCTCATTCTCATGGCATCCCTCTATGTCCACATGTTCATGATGGCTCGGATGCATATCAAAAAGATTGCAGTTCTTCCGGGGACTGGCCCTATTCGCCAAGGGGCCAACATGAAAGGGGCCATCACTCTCACTATCCTGATTGGAGTTTTTGTTGTGTGCTGGGCCCCATTTTTTCTGCACCTCATCTTCTACATCTCCTGCCCCTATAACCCTTACTGTGTGTGCTTCATGTCCCATTTTAACTTCTACCTCATCCTCATCATGTGCAATTCCATCATCGATCCACTTATCTATGCGTTCCGGAGTCAGGAGCTCAGGAAAACATTCAAGGAGATTATATGCTGCTGTAGTCTGAGAGGGCTTTGTGATTTGCCTGGCAAATACTAG